CGAAGATACATTTTCACTGAGGAGGTTGAGGAAAAGCTTAGTGGGTGGAGCCAAACGAATCAACATTCGTCAAGGCCTCATGAGCTAGCAACAAATCTCCGTACTGTAATCTTAATTACCGTACAACTATGGGGGGAAATTGGACAgccgtgtgtttctgtgactaATTTGTGTTTAATTTCATGGCTAATTTAATGTGGCTACATAGTGTTAGGTcacatctcatctcctctttcaATGGATTTCAGTCTGATGTTGATGGTGATCCTGGGAATATGAACTTTTGTTCCATCGAAGTAATAAAATACAGCCGgatttttcattgtttatttatttattcaactatTTGAATGGACTTATGAGTTAGTAATGTTTTGGGCATGGTTACActttactgtaataaaaaaaccaCAGTCCTCTAACAGAatgtacaaacacatttgtagAAGACTGAGCACGACTGAGGACGAACACGTGTTGCtcgttctctcctctctttgagTTTCAGCTCATCTCAAGATTTCCATGTGATAGcggttattatattattattacattattgttttttttaatgtcgtTCGTCAGATTGGTTGGTTGACGTGGCCTGAGAGGGGCTGCGTCGCGGATCATTCCACCTCTGACCACAACTctgactgacctttgaccctgtcCACAGCCCACCTAGACGCCACCCGCGCCCTCATGATCCTCTCCCTTTTGGCCTGTTTCATTGGCATCATCATCGGCATCATGGCTTTCATCCACTACTCCTCCTTCGACAGGTTTGACAAAACCTTTGCTGCAggcatgttgtttttcatctcaTGTAAGTTCAACCCTTCTGCTCGACTTCGCACGTTTGGTTTGAAGTGTGGTTTGCATTACATTTGGCCCGCATTGAtccggaaaaaaaataaatacatttgtaaaaaaacaacaaataacaaTGTACTAATCCTGAACTAATGGCTTCTTGTTCATGATTTCACTGTCACGACAAAGCACAACTGCCAGTAAAGGTTCTAAAGGAGCTCATTCATTGAGCTCCtgttataaatgttttgttctgcaTAATTTGCATTGGCCTTCATTAATAAGTGAGATGATCTGGTGTTCTTGTTACTATGAGTGAAGCCACGGTCACATGTTCtaactgaaaacaacaacatccgtgttgttctgaaacattttctccagattttccttttttctctttttcccccctgcccAGGCTTTTTAGTGTTTCTAGCTATGGCCGTGTACACTGGTGTGACTATTAACTACTTTGGGAAACGCTATGGAAACTGGAGGTTCTCCTGGTCCTATATCATCGGCTGGGTGTCAGTGGTGCTCACGTTCttttcaggtaaaaaaaatgaaaacgcgACAAACCCCAAGCGGCATTAGGATTCCTCTCATTCGCCAAAGGCGCCGTCAAATTCCTTTGACGTGTCCGGGTTCCACCCATGATGTGTTGTAGATTTCCAATATTAATGTCAATGTTAACCTTTTAGTAATGTCCTCAGATAACCAGCTCAAATTTCTTTAATtaatagattaaaaaatgtatttacatcgACATAATGTCAAGGCTTCAACTAGTAACTCGAAAAGTGCACTCCTTTCTGCGTAATACAGAACACAAATAGCCAGAGAGAGTATCTGATGTTACACAATGTCACAAGCCAAACCGTACCCGGGTTGACCATCAGACTCGAAGCCGAATCGATGATGTGATATCATAAATAAGCGATGCTTTCAGTCAGCGCTCATCTCTGAATCCTCCACCATGCTGTGCAGTAGCTGCCCATCAGAGGCTTTCCACTGCACTGAATGTGAGAATGGTTCATATGCTGAAAACACCGGGATTCGGATTTGACAACTGAGAATATCAGCAAAAATTGCAAAGTAGTAGAACTGAGGGGAGAAACAGTAAGTGATGGGGGGTAAAAGGAACAtgatttgcattcatttctAGTGTGTTATCAGTAATTCTAAGGTAGTCGCCAGTGTTATGTGCAGCTGCATGGCTTTTATGTGCTCTACAAATATTTATCCACAGAGACTGTAAATGTATGTCCTCATCAGCTCGGCTGGCGACTGCTCCAGAGACTAAACGACTCACTTCAGTGTCTcaggattacatttttaaaaaaaggctggtttgattttgatgttttcggatgaaaataaatccaatgACTAG
The sequence above is a segment of the Scophthalmus maximus strain ysfricsl-2021 chromosome 2, ASM2237912v1, whole genome shotgun sequence genome. Coding sequences within it:
- the lim2.1 gene encoding lens intrinsic membrane protein 2.1 is translated as MYSFMGGGLFCAGVGNILLIVSTATDYWMQYRQSSNYMHQGLWRYCMPGKCFPHSDSIAHLDATRALMILSLLACFIGIIIGIMAFIHYSSFDRFDKTFAAGMLFFISCFLVFLAMAVYTGVTINYFGKRYGNWRFSWSYIIGWVSVVLTFFSGVFYMCAYRMHECPRSTNSH